The following coding sequences are from one Nicotiana tomentosiformis chromosome 3, ASM39032v3, whole genome shotgun sequence window:
- the LOC138907324 gene encoding uncharacterized mitochondrial protein AtMg00810-like — MLCEEFAHIIEGEFEMSMMGELTLFLGPQIKQSPNGIFISQTKYTKELIKKFGMENAKSMGTPMSPTTMLEEDKNGKSMDETMYRVMIGSLLYLTANRLYTMFSVCKCARFQSAPKESHLTAVKHIIRYLIGATELGLRYAHSNNFVLKSFSDADFAGDRIDR, encoded by the coding sequence ATGTTATGTGAAGAATTCGCTCACATTATTGAAGGGGAAttcgaaatgagcatgatgggagagctAACTTTATTTCTTGGACCGCAAATCAAACAATCTCCCAATGGTATTTTTATTAGCCAAACAAAGTACACCAAGGAACTTATAAAGAAGTTTGGTATGGAGAATGCAAAGTCCATGGGAACTCCAATGAGTCCAACAACTATGCTTGAAGAAGACAAGAATGGAAAAAGTATGGATGAAACTATGTATAGAGTAATGATTGGatctttgttatatctcactgctaaTCGACTATATACAATGTTCAGTGTATGTAAATGTGCAAGGTTTCAGTCAGCTCCAAAAGAATCCCATCTTACTGCAGTTAAACACATTATTAGATATCTTATTGGAGCCACTGAATTAGGATTACGGTATGCTCATTCTaataattttgttttaaaaagTTTTTCAGATGCAGATTTTGCAGGTGATAGGATTGATAGATAA